Proteins from one Cyprinus carpio isolate SPL01 unplaced genomic scaffold, ASM1834038v1 S000006795, whole genome shotgun sequence genomic window:
- the LOC122144873 gene encoding SLAM family member 9-like, translated as MLRRQILHESVDGVAEKSGQVLSLRNPRSKVVVNLETSPLQDTLKGSIRKVRLLIEPLMKMFHMFVLFCLCWWRLIGVFGESVSVMEGDSVTLQTDVTEIREDDDILWKFGAETSQIAEISKVARIFTTSDGPDGRFRDRLKLDNQTGSLTIMNITTKHAGRYEVQRSGVKWSSKIFSVSVYTRLPVPNITMNCSSSSSSQQNCSLVCSVVNVGHVTLSWYKGNSLLSSISVSDLSISLSLPLEVEYQDKNTYSCVINNPISNQTTHLNITQLCHTCEDPPDSVSLILIYAAAAAGCVLIVVSVVTCCICKKFRKKVQTPEEDGADSALCKPKTQKKKSKTEAVYENVPKKR; from the exons ATGCTTCGAAGACAGATCCTACATGAGTCAGTAGATGGAGTAGCAGAGAAAAGCGGTCAAGTACTGAGCCTGAGGAACCCCCGTAGCAAAGTTGTTGTGAACTTAGAAACTTCACcactccaagacaccctgaaaggatctatcagaaag GTCAGACTTCTCATTGAACCCCTGATGaaaatgtttcacatgtttgttttgttctgtttgtgttggtGGCGTCTAATTG GTGTGTTTggtgagtcagtgtcagtgatggagggagattctgttactTTACAAACTGATGTTACTGAAATACGTGAAGACGATGACATACTGTGGAAGTTTGGAGCTGAAACGTCCCAAATAGCGGAAATCAGTAAAGTGGCTAGAATTTTCACCACATCTGatggtcctgatgggagattcagagacagactgaagctggacaatcaaactggatctctgaccatcatgaacatcacaacTAAACACGCAGGACGTTATGAAGTACAGAGAAGTGGAGTCAAGTGGTCAtcaaaaatattcagtgtttctgtctata ctcgtctgcctgttcctaACATTACCATGaactgttcttcatcatcatcatcacagcagaattgttcattggtgtgttcagtggtgaatgtgggtcatgtaactctctcctggtacaaaggaaacagtttattgtccagcatcagtgtgtctgatctcagcatcagtctctctctacctctggaggtggaatatcaggataaaaacacctacagctgtgtgatcaacaatcctatcagcaaccagaccacacatctcaacATCACTCAACTTTGTCACACATGTGAAG ATCCTCCAGACTCTGTATCTCTGATACTGATCTACGCCGCTGCCGCTGCTGGATGTGTGTTGATTGTAGTGTCAGTCGTGACGTGCTGTATCTGCAAGAAATTTAGAAAAAAGG TTCAGACACCGGAGGAAGACGGAGCCGATTCAGCATTGtgcaaaccaaaaacacaaaaaaag AAATCAAAGACAGAAGCTGTGTATGAAAATGTCCCCAAAAAGCGATGA